In a single window of the Thunnus maccoyii chromosome 7, fThuMac1.1, whole genome shotgun sequence genome:
- the ankmy1 gene encoding ankyrin repeat and MYND domain-containing protein 1 isoform X2, which yields MLSTCKGVAAAPGRGAEPGAGSQSNGLRGARLGEERREGPGVQEWPDGSKYEGEFVNGFKHGKGRYSWRNGEYYEGSFYKDYRHGDGVYCWPTGHKFIGKFYLNRKEGYGQQLFPDGATFQGLYHADQRFGPGVVSYPDQRQDVGLWLGKRLLKLCTSIEGGFSLKNFPEYAAYMDPVVNTDSLSQPPILSSGLQTKARTDSGVDTDRHLLSDENFILPPGLESYSTDGDHLPLPPGRRRELDQHFYGELWEPDAHPYLGYERDPLSTLPLQARMLAHIHKHRLQAENVDWDVAAVLSLNRDSFGPKGPLEVSSEMLIEQASRGELQEVSQILQTGFVHPDVADSQGHTALIAATVNCHNDVIQLLLDMGADIDKLNCEGMSALAVCHVLYYPFQSLQTTSSEPPDKTQVLRSQSPCGNSPQISPLDLTTDTPNPNSRPQTTNTTLSNQTNESHISDQVTEDLTEHISHHSHKVSNDSELTAYRCTSPNEPETPADTEHLREKERGEIVGEGGERDSSETERVENVREREVRSGREDEEESKGEGREKEGECDQMWESGETEIKGLERYFNERETEEVGVEFGEKRKTESGKENVDIREEVEEGFEKLMRGFNEDDEEEREERGSQGVPGVERSIQVMDGHIALGSVQWRERQAKAGGRLQGKDKGLTPKETFDSARSIHSYEIRVTEEVMQRSAEALSHAGIPQHSDTQETVRKMAAMKTEHRVRLSTLKLLLERGADPNVSRVPMPVLFLAIMAADTEAVRRLLLCGARTDISLPPERKGLYPLHVAASLQGPAGPRITELLLHTATDPDAQACDQYEIYEQDKAQKPQSNNESPCPREGGRTALHVACQRDSDYRNASKVVALLLSHRANTNLLWSGHSPLSLAIASGNDLAVEELLKGGADPNIPLGCRVGSALCVLANINYHLGGNRAKLLDMLAKAGADILMPVRVGDVVGTAVDYAHHSFNQDSRIANTPFHALNMREREIFKERRQLLSLMGDLLRQTVGQREREQLEREHTHTFMKPSFKFCYHCGRSVTVKLTACSRCHKVFYCSRTCKLKAWDERHKDECIRASASADGLQKSVVLKTQRGPRPLSVMLKSKTVPRPLSVKLKPQRVPKPLSMAEKVLESQVNLKENYSFN from the exons ATGCTGTCGACCTGCAAAGGTGTTGCGGCAGCTCCGGGGCGAGGTGCGGAGCCGGGGGCCGGGAGTCAAAGCAACGGCCTCAGAGGAGCTCGACTCGGAGAAGAGAGACGAGAAGGACCCGGCGTTCAGGAGTGGCCCGACGGATCCAAATATGAGGGAGAGTTTGTTAACGGCTTCAAACACGGCAAAGGAAGGTACAGCTGGAGAAATGGAGAG TACTATGAGGGCTCTTTCTACAAAGACTACAGACATGGTGATGGAGTGTACTGTTGGCCCACAGGCCACAAGTTCATTGGCAAGTTCTACCTCAACAGAAAGGAAGGATATGGACAACAGCTGTTCCCTGATGGAGCCACATTTCAG ggTTTGTACCACGCTGACCAGAGGTTTGGTCCAGGTGTAGTTAGTTATCCAGACCAGCGTCAGGATGTGGGTCTGTGGCTTGGGAAGCGCCTGCTAAAGCTCTGTACCTCTATAGAGGGAGGTTTCAGCCTGAAGAACTTTCCTGAATATGCTGCCTATATGGACCCGGTTGTCAACACAGATTCTCTAAGTCAG CCTCCCATTCTTTCTAGCGGTCTGCAGACAAAAGCCAGGACAGACTCTGGG gtagacacagacagacatctgCTGTCAGATGAGAATTTTATTCTTCCCCCTGGCCTGGAGAGTTACTCGACGGATGGTGACCACCTGCCGCTGCCCCCTGGTCGTAGAAGAGAGCTGGATCAACACTTCTATGGCGAGCTGTGGGAGCCAGACGCTCACCCGTACCTAGGCTATGAGCGAGACCCACTCTCCACTCTTCCCTTACAAGCCCGCATGCTggctcacatacacaaacacag aCTACAGGCTGAAAATGTGGACTGGGATGTTGCAGCAGTTCTCTCTCTAAACAGGGACAGTTTTGGCCCAAAAGGCCCTTTGGAAGTCAGTTCAGAGATGTTGATTGAGCAGGCGTCCAGAGGGGAACTACAGGAGGTTTCACAAATTCTTCAGACGGGCTTTGTCCACCCTGATGTAGCAGATTCACAGGGACACACTGCACTGATCGCTGCCACA GTAAACTGCCATAATGATGTGATCCAGCTGTTGTTGGATATGGGTGCTGATATTGACAAGTTGAATTGTGAGGGCATGTCTGCCCTGGCTGTATGTCATGTCCTCTACTACCCTTTTCAGTCTCTGCAGACCACGTCATCTGAACCAccagacaaaacacaa GTTTTAAGGTCTCAGTCACCGTGTGGGAACAGTCCTCAGATCAGCCCACTGGACCTCACTACAGACACACCCAACCCTAACAGCAGACCTCAGACCACTAACACAACTCTGAGCAACCAGACCAATGAGAGTCACATCTCTGACCA ggTAACAGAAGATCTAACTGAGCACATCTCACATCATAGCCATAAAGTGTCCAATGACAGTGAACTTACCGCTTACCGCTGCACTAGCCCGAATGAACCTGAGACCCCTGCAGACACTGAACACCTTcgggagaaggaaagaggagagatagtgggagaaggaggggagagagacagcagtgagacagaaagagtggAGAATGTTAGAGAGAGGGAAGTAAGGAGCGGaagggaggatgaggaagagagCAAaggggagggaagagagaaagagggagaatgTGATCAAATGTGGGAAAGTGGGGAAACAGAAATAAAGGGGCTGGAAAGATATTTTAATGAAAGAGAAACTGAAGAGGTTGGTGTAGAGTttggagagaagagaaaaactgaGTCAGGAAAAGAGAATGTAGATATAAGAGAGGAGGTTGAGGAAGGTTTCGAGAAGTTAATGAGGGGTTTTAATGAAGacgatgaagaggagagagaagagagaggaagccAAGGGGTGCCTGGTGTGGAGCGCTCCATTCAGGTGATGGATGGTCACATTGCACTGGGCAGCGTGCAGTGGAGGGAACGTCAAGCTAAAGCAGGAGGAAGACTTCAG GGCAAAGACAAAGGACTGACTCCGAAAGAAACCTTTGACTCCGCCCGCTCCATCCACAGCTATGAAATTCGGGTCACAGAGGAAGTGATGCAGCGCTCAGCAGAAGCTCTGAGTCACGCAGGGATTCCTCAGCACTCGGACACACAGGAGACTGTACGCAAGATGGCTGCTATGAAAACTGA GCACCGTGTTCGTTTGAGCACGCTGAAGCTGTTATTGGAACGGGGAGCTGACCCCAACGTATCCAGGGTCCCCATGCCTGTCCTCTTTTTGGCCATTATGGCGGCTGACACTGAGGCTGTCAGGAGACTTCTGCTATGTGGAGCTCGCACTGACATTTCCCTTCCACCTGAG AGGAAAGGCCTATATCCCCTGCATGTAGCTGCATCACTGCAAGGTCCAGCAGGTCCCAGaatcacagagctgctgctgcacactgcTACAGATCCAGACGCACAGGCATGTGACCAGTATGAGATCTATGAACAGGATAAG GCCCAGAAACCACAGAGCAACAATGAGAGCCCATGTCCCAGAGAAGGAGGACGAACGGCTCTGCACGTGGCTTGCCAGAGAGACAGCGATTACCGG aatgcCAGCAAGGTGGTAGCCCTCCTGCTCTCCCACAGAGCGAACACAAACCTCCTCTGGAGTGGACACTCACCTCTCTCCCTGGCAATAGCAAGTGGCAATGACCTG GCAGTGGAGGAGCTTTTGAAAGGTGGTGCAGATCCCAACATCCCCTTGGGCTGCAGAGTGGGCAGCGCCCTCTGTGTCCTCGCCAACATCAACTACCACTTGGGTGGCAACAGAGCTAAGCTG TTGGACATGTTAGCAAAAGCTGGTGCAGACATCTTGATGCCAGTTAGGGTGGGCGATGTTGTGGGAACTGCAGTCGACTACGCACACCATTCCTTCAACCAG GACTCGCGTATTGCCAACACTCCCTTCCATGCTCTGAACATGCGAGAGAGGGAAATATTCAAAGAACGGCGCCAGCTGCTGAGCTTGATGGGAGATCTGCTGAGACAGACTGTTggccagagggagagagagcagctagagagagaacacacacacacattcat GAAGCCGTCGTTTAAGTTCTGCTACCACTGCGGTCGCTCTGTGACAGTGAAGCTGACCGCTTGTAGCCGCTGCCACAAGGTCTTTTACTGCTCCAGGACCTGTAAACTGAAAGCATGGGATGAAAGACACAAGGACGAATGTATCCGGGCGTCAG CATCAGCTGATGGCCTCCAGAAGAGTGTTGTGTTAAAAACCCAAAGAGGCCCCAGGCCCTTGAGTGTCATGTTGAAATCAAAAACAGTCCCCAGGCCCTTGAGTGTCAAGTTGAAACCCCAAAGAGTCCCCAAACCCTTGAGCATGGCTGAGAAGGTCTTGGAGAGCCAAGTCAACCTGAAGGAAAACTACAGCTTCAACTGA
- the LOC121900834 gene encoding E3 ubiquitin-protein ligase RNF14-like, which produces MNADLEEQEDELLALYSILGSEEFVRDEPKSGGEVRVSVELPAAFMVALREDETLRQYEISFLPPLLLTFELPENYPSSSPPSFTLTCSWLTHTQLSALAAHLIDLYQTSGSAVVLFSWVQFLREDALRFLDIDYLLELPSDEHNTLHCSQDTQNATLLEAKSNQDTPTSGSRDDQSCNVSETQKTELSAPSSEADIAGSVALNSCMDGQNNFTSSHSKVSQNDVNLGPNRDYQKALPLQTKVQNTSNDFNQTSQTSDVCKPERIFQTSEFKADHQNDLSSEADKSEFLPFAQSNQTGQKYYEMDSSASSWLPSSSSVPLGGEAHPKKSPPNEDQSLSGLSLTPAQALLSQLLTYDAAQKQKVFASTVFDCGVCFTGWLGSQCVQILECGHVFCQACLANFCKLQITEGNVRGVTCPQADCTATPTPAQVKSLVGEELFSRYDRLLLQSTLDCMPDVVYCPRRSCGSAVIQEKASNAAMCSVCGFAFCVTCKKTYHGTDDCQAKKLPKKQAEKDSQQTLADLPQSQGGLMALWDDYTSGSKQRQRLLESRYGRNSLQVTVEGCLSEDWIAFNSKNCPYCFCKIQKNGGCNKMTCSQCRGIFCWSCLARLRSFRCSQHFQDGPCSAYEYSPT; this is translated from the exons ATGAATGCGGACTTGGAGGAGCAGGAAGATGAACTGCTGGCTCTTTACAGCATCTTGGGTTCGGAGGAGTTCGTTCGGGATGAGCCCAAGTCTGGCGGAGAAGTCCGAGTGTCTGTAGAGCTGCCAGCGGCTTTCATGGTGGCTCTGAGGGAGG ATGAAACGCTGAGGCAGTATGAGATATCATTCCTCCCACCTCTGCTTCTGACCTTTGAACTCCCCGAGAACTatccttcctcctcccctccctccttcactcTCACCTGCAGCTGGCTGACACACACGCAG CTCTCTGCTCTGGCTGCTCATCTCATTGATCTCTACCAGACGTCTGGAAGCGCTGTGGTGCTCTTCTCCTGGGTACAGTTTCTAAGAGAGGATGCTCTCAGATTCCTGGATATTGATTATCTACTGGAGCTCCCCTCTGATGAACACAATACCCTGCACTGTAGCCAGGACACGCAAAATGCTACACTCTTAGAGGCAAAAAGCAATCAAGACACACCGACATCAGGATCCAGAGATGACCAAAGTTGTAATGtttcagaaacacaaaaaactgaACTTTCCGCCCCATCATCCGAAGCAGACATTGCTGGCTCTGTGGCGTTAAACTCCTGCATGGATGGCCAAAATAATTTCACCTCTAGCCACAGCAAAGTCAGCCAGAATGACGTAAACTTAGGCCCAAACAGGGATTATCAAAAGGCTCTTCCTTTACAGACCAAAGTCCAAAACACTTCTAATGATTTTAACCAAACTTCACAAACCTCAGATGTTTGCAAGCCTGAACGTATCTTCCAAACCTCTGAGTTTAAGGCTGACCACCAGAATGACCTGTCCTCAGAGGCAGACAAATCTGAGTTTCTTCCATTTGCTCAGTCCAATCAAACTGGCCAGAAATATTATGAGATGGACTCTTCAGCTTCCTCTTGGCTTCCCTCAAGCTCCTCAGTCCCACTTGGTGGAGAAGCTCACCCCAAAAAATCCCCTCCAAACGAAGACCAATCCCTCTCTGGTCTCTCCCTAACCCCAGCACAAGCTCTCCTGTCTCAGCTCTTGACCTACGATGCGGCCCAGAAGCAGAAAGTGTTTGCCAGCACAGTTTTTGACTGTGGCGTGTGTTTTACGGGCTGGCTCGGTTCACAGTGTGTGCAGATATTGGAGTGTGGTCACGTCTTCTGCCAGGCTTGTCTTGCCAATTTCTGTAAGCTGCAGATAACAGAGGGGAACGTCCGGGGTGTCACCTGTCCTCAAGCAGACTGCACAGCCACCCCCACACCTGCACAG GTGAAAAGTCTCGTAGGAGAGGAGCTGTTCAGCCGCTATGACCGTCTCCTGCTCCAGTCCACTCTGGACTGTATGCCTG ATGTGGTGTACTGTCCACGGCGCTCCTGTGGATCTGCCGTCATTCAGGAGAAGGCCAGCAATGCGGCGATGTGCTCTGTATGTGGCTTCGCCTTCTGTGTTACCTGCAAAAAGACCTACCATGGAACAGATGACTGCCAGGCAAAGAAGCTGCCgaaaaaacaggcagaaaaagATTCACAGCAAACTCTTGCAGACCTCCCGCAGTCACAAG gggGTTTGATGGCTCTATGGGACGACTACACCAGTGGCAGTAAGCAGAGGCAGCGCCTGCTGGAGAGCAGGTACGGCCGTAACAGCCTGCAGGTCACTGTGGAGGGATGTCTGAGTGAAGACTGGATTGCTTTCAACAGCAAGAACTGTCCTTACTGCTTCTGCAAGATACAg AAAAACGGAGGATGTAACAAGATGACGTGCTCTCAGTGTAGAGGGATATTCTGCTGGTCCTGCCTGGCCAGACTGCGATCATTTCGTTGCAGCCAACACTTTCAGGACGGTCCCTGCTCTGCCTACGAATACTCCCCGACCTAG
- the ankmy1 gene encoding ankyrin repeat and MYND domain-containing protein 1 isoform X1 has translation MLSTCKGVAAAPGRGAEPGAGSQSNGLRGARLGEERREGPGVQEWPDGSKYEGEFVNGFKHGKGRYSWRNGEYYEGSFYKDYRHGDGVYCWPTGHKFIGKFYLNRKEGYGQQLFPDGATFQGLYHADQRFGPGVVSYPDQRQDVGLWLGKRLLKLCTSIEGGFSLKNFPEYAAYMDPVVNTDSLSQPPILSSGLQTKARTDSGVDTDRHLLSDENFILPPGLESYSTDGDHLPLPPGRRRELDQHFYGELWEPDAHPYLGYERDPLSTLPLQARMLAHIHKHRLQAENVDWDVAAVLSLNRDSFGPKGPLEVSSEMLIEQASRGELQEVSQILQTGFVHPDVADSQGHTALIAATVNCHNDVIQLLLDMGADIDKLNCEGMSALAVCHVLYYPFQSLQTTSSEPPDKTQVLRSQSPCGNSPQISPLDLTTDTPNPNSRPQTTNTTLSNQTNESHISDQVTEDLTEHISHHSHKVSNDSELTAYRCTSPNEPETPADTEHLREKERGEIVGEGGERDSSETERVENVREREVRSGREDEEESKGEGREKEGECDQMWESGETEIKGLERYFNERETEEVGVEFGEKRKTESGKENVDIREEVEEGFEKLMRGFNEDDEEEREERGSQGVPGVERSIQVMDGHIALGSVQWRERQAKAGGRLQQGKDKGLTPKETFDSARSIHSYEIRVTEEVMQRSAEALSHAGIPQHSDTQETVRKMAAMKTEHRVRLSTLKLLLERGADPNVSRVPMPVLFLAIMAADTEAVRRLLLCGARTDISLPPERKGLYPLHVAASLQGPAGPRITELLLHTATDPDAQACDQYEIYEQDKAQKPQSNNESPCPREGGRTALHVACQRDSDYRNASKVVALLLSHRANTNLLWSGHSPLSLAIASGNDLAVEELLKGGADPNIPLGCRVGSALCVLANINYHLGGNRAKLLDMLAKAGADILMPVRVGDVVGTAVDYAHHSFNQDSRIANTPFHALNMREREIFKERRQLLSLMGDLLRQTVGQREREQLEREHTHTFMKPSFKFCYHCGRSVTVKLTACSRCHKVFYCSRTCKLKAWDERHKDECIRASASADGLQKSVVLKTQRGPRPLSVMLKSKTVPRPLSVKLKPQRVPKPLSMAEKVLESQVNLKENYSFN, from the exons ATGCTGTCGACCTGCAAAGGTGTTGCGGCAGCTCCGGGGCGAGGTGCGGAGCCGGGGGCCGGGAGTCAAAGCAACGGCCTCAGAGGAGCTCGACTCGGAGAAGAGAGACGAGAAGGACCCGGCGTTCAGGAGTGGCCCGACGGATCCAAATATGAGGGAGAGTTTGTTAACGGCTTCAAACACGGCAAAGGAAGGTACAGCTGGAGAAATGGAGAG TACTATGAGGGCTCTTTCTACAAAGACTACAGACATGGTGATGGAGTGTACTGTTGGCCCACAGGCCACAAGTTCATTGGCAAGTTCTACCTCAACAGAAAGGAAGGATATGGACAACAGCTGTTCCCTGATGGAGCCACATTTCAG ggTTTGTACCACGCTGACCAGAGGTTTGGTCCAGGTGTAGTTAGTTATCCAGACCAGCGTCAGGATGTGGGTCTGTGGCTTGGGAAGCGCCTGCTAAAGCTCTGTACCTCTATAGAGGGAGGTTTCAGCCTGAAGAACTTTCCTGAATATGCTGCCTATATGGACCCGGTTGTCAACACAGATTCTCTAAGTCAG CCTCCCATTCTTTCTAGCGGTCTGCAGACAAAAGCCAGGACAGACTCTGGG gtagacacagacagacatctgCTGTCAGATGAGAATTTTATTCTTCCCCCTGGCCTGGAGAGTTACTCGACGGATGGTGACCACCTGCCGCTGCCCCCTGGTCGTAGAAGAGAGCTGGATCAACACTTCTATGGCGAGCTGTGGGAGCCAGACGCTCACCCGTACCTAGGCTATGAGCGAGACCCACTCTCCACTCTTCCCTTACAAGCCCGCATGCTggctcacatacacaaacacag aCTACAGGCTGAAAATGTGGACTGGGATGTTGCAGCAGTTCTCTCTCTAAACAGGGACAGTTTTGGCCCAAAAGGCCCTTTGGAAGTCAGTTCAGAGATGTTGATTGAGCAGGCGTCCAGAGGGGAACTACAGGAGGTTTCACAAATTCTTCAGACGGGCTTTGTCCACCCTGATGTAGCAGATTCACAGGGACACACTGCACTGATCGCTGCCACA GTAAACTGCCATAATGATGTGATCCAGCTGTTGTTGGATATGGGTGCTGATATTGACAAGTTGAATTGTGAGGGCATGTCTGCCCTGGCTGTATGTCATGTCCTCTACTACCCTTTTCAGTCTCTGCAGACCACGTCATCTGAACCAccagacaaaacacaa GTTTTAAGGTCTCAGTCACCGTGTGGGAACAGTCCTCAGATCAGCCCACTGGACCTCACTACAGACACACCCAACCCTAACAGCAGACCTCAGACCACTAACACAACTCTGAGCAACCAGACCAATGAGAGTCACATCTCTGACCA ggTAACAGAAGATCTAACTGAGCACATCTCACATCATAGCCATAAAGTGTCCAATGACAGTGAACTTACCGCTTACCGCTGCACTAGCCCGAATGAACCTGAGACCCCTGCAGACACTGAACACCTTcgggagaaggaaagaggagagatagtgggagaaggaggggagagagacagcagtgagacagaaagagtggAGAATGTTAGAGAGAGGGAAGTAAGGAGCGGaagggaggatgaggaagagagCAAaggggagggaagagagaaagagggagaatgTGATCAAATGTGGGAAAGTGGGGAAACAGAAATAAAGGGGCTGGAAAGATATTTTAATGAAAGAGAAACTGAAGAGGTTGGTGTAGAGTttggagagaagagaaaaactgaGTCAGGAAAAGAGAATGTAGATATAAGAGAGGAGGTTGAGGAAGGTTTCGAGAAGTTAATGAGGGGTTTTAATGAAGacgatgaagaggagagagaagagagaggaagccAAGGGGTGCCTGGTGTGGAGCGCTCCATTCAGGTGATGGATGGTCACATTGCACTGGGCAGCGTGCAGTGGAGGGAACGTCAAGCTAAAGCAGGAGGAAGACTTCAG CAGGGCAAAGACAAAGGACTGACTCCGAAAGAAACCTTTGACTCCGCCCGCTCCATCCACAGCTATGAAATTCGGGTCACAGAGGAAGTGATGCAGCGCTCAGCAGAAGCTCTGAGTCACGCAGGGATTCCTCAGCACTCGGACACACAGGAGACTGTACGCAAGATGGCTGCTATGAAAACTGA GCACCGTGTTCGTTTGAGCACGCTGAAGCTGTTATTGGAACGGGGAGCTGACCCCAACGTATCCAGGGTCCCCATGCCTGTCCTCTTTTTGGCCATTATGGCGGCTGACACTGAGGCTGTCAGGAGACTTCTGCTATGTGGAGCTCGCACTGACATTTCCCTTCCACCTGAG AGGAAAGGCCTATATCCCCTGCATGTAGCTGCATCACTGCAAGGTCCAGCAGGTCCCAGaatcacagagctgctgctgcacactgcTACAGATCCAGACGCACAGGCATGTGACCAGTATGAGATCTATGAACAGGATAAG GCCCAGAAACCACAGAGCAACAATGAGAGCCCATGTCCCAGAGAAGGAGGACGAACGGCTCTGCACGTGGCTTGCCAGAGAGACAGCGATTACCGG aatgcCAGCAAGGTGGTAGCCCTCCTGCTCTCCCACAGAGCGAACACAAACCTCCTCTGGAGTGGACACTCACCTCTCTCCCTGGCAATAGCAAGTGGCAATGACCTG GCAGTGGAGGAGCTTTTGAAAGGTGGTGCAGATCCCAACATCCCCTTGGGCTGCAGAGTGGGCAGCGCCCTCTGTGTCCTCGCCAACATCAACTACCACTTGGGTGGCAACAGAGCTAAGCTG TTGGACATGTTAGCAAAAGCTGGTGCAGACATCTTGATGCCAGTTAGGGTGGGCGATGTTGTGGGAACTGCAGTCGACTACGCACACCATTCCTTCAACCAG GACTCGCGTATTGCCAACACTCCCTTCCATGCTCTGAACATGCGAGAGAGGGAAATATTCAAAGAACGGCGCCAGCTGCTGAGCTTGATGGGAGATCTGCTGAGACAGACTGTTggccagagggagagagagcagctagagagagaacacacacacacattcat GAAGCCGTCGTTTAAGTTCTGCTACCACTGCGGTCGCTCTGTGACAGTGAAGCTGACCGCTTGTAGCCGCTGCCACAAGGTCTTTTACTGCTCCAGGACCTGTAAACTGAAAGCATGGGATGAAAGACACAAGGACGAATGTATCCGGGCGTCAG CATCAGCTGATGGCCTCCAGAAGAGTGTTGTGTTAAAAACCCAAAGAGGCCCCAGGCCCTTGAGTGTCATGTTGAAATCAAAAACAGTCCCCAGGCCCTTGAGTGTCAAGTTGAAACCCCAAAGAGTCCCCAAACCCTTGAGCATGGCTGAGAAGGTCTTGGAGAGCCAAGTCAACCTGAAGGAAAACTACAGCTTCAACTGA